The Verrucomicrobium spinosum DSM 4136 = JCM 18804 DNA segment GGTGTTCGTGCCGAGGTTTTGGGAGATGTGGAGGCCTTGGGTGTGAGTGATTTATTCTCACACGAAGGCACAAAGGCACGAAGGTTTTTGTAGAGCCCCTCTTCAGTTTGCGATGCGTCGAATGCCGTTCTTGAGCACTTCCTCCCCAAAATTGATGAGAAGACCGAGGCGACAGTTTGCGAGCTTGAGATAGGTGAGGAGTTGTTTGGCATGCACTGGACTCATTTTCTCCAGCGACTTCAACTCGACAATGAAGCAACTGTTGACGATCAGATCAGCCCGGAAACCCATCTCGAACTTGATCCCCTCAAACACAACGGGAATCGCTTTTTCGCGCTCCACTTGATAGCCCAAGTCCTTGAGCTTCTTCTCAAGAATTACCAGGTAAACGCTCTCCAAGAGTCCTGGTCCGATCGCCATATGGATCTTGATTGCTGAATCTACTACATCCTTGGCGATTCTCTCAAGCTCTTCAGTTATTTCATCACTCTTCGCACAAACTATTCTGGACTTCCAGTCATCAGAACCTTCGTGCCTTGGTGCCTTTGTGTGAGAATCTTCATCTCCCGTCAGCGAGATGTGCCCTGCCTTACCTCAGCCTTGTGAAGTGCTGAGGGTTCGCACGGAACCACGAGCAGAGCCCCATCGCCAGAGCTTTTTCCAGCTGCCGGAGATCTTCTGTTTCTTCCTTTAGATCGTCCTTGCCGCTCAACAGGGCGAGCTGATCATGGTCATGGTCGTGATCATCATCATCGTGATCGTGGTCATGATCATCCTCGTCGTCGGAATGAGGTATATACGAGGCGTCGATTTGGCGGCGGCGCTCGGTGATGTCCACAGCCGGGATGGCGGCACCAAAGAATTTACGGGTGGCACTTGTCAGGATGTTGCCTGCATTTGGGTGTCCAATCTCAAAGAAATCCTGGATCTGATCCGCTGCGAATTTGCCGCTGGCCTTCCAGAAGTAATGCGGCAGTCCGCCGTTGTTGAGCTCGGAGGTAAACCAGTAGAATCGCACCGCCATCCTGCGGCCTTCGTTCAAGTTCGGATAGGTTGCTTTTCGCCATTCAGGCTCAATGTCCTTGGCGAAGATGTAACTCAGTCGGGGTAGGCCCTCCGGTTGCCGATCAAATTTTTGCCAACTCGGGGTGAAGAATCGCATTGGAGTGTGTCAATGTCGCCACTTCCCAGCCGGGGAGCAAGTCCCAATCGTGACTGGGTCCAGAGGGATGAATCCTCAAAACCTGCGTGCCTTTGTGCCTTCGTGTGAGAATATTCCCGTCCCATGTCGTCCCCTGGCTCCTACATTTCTGAACTCACCTCCCTTCTCGGCCCCTCCTGTGTCTCTGTTGAAGAGCCCGTGCTGGCGGTGCACAGCACGGACAAGTGGTTTGCCTCGGCCCGGCCGGATGTGGTGGTCTTTGCCGAGAGCTCAGAGCAGGTGAGCGCGCTTTTCAAGTTCGCTTCAGAGCGGCGCATCCCGGTGACGCCGCGTGGTGCAGGGGTGGGGTATGTGGGGGGCTGCGTGCCGCTCCAGGCCGGCATCGCCCTCTCTCTGGCGAAGATGAACCGCATCCTGGAGATCAACGAAGCGGATGGCGTGGCCGTGGTGCAGCCAGGGGTGATCACTGGTGACCTCCAGAAGGCGGTGAAAGAGCGCGGGTGGTTCTACCCGCCCGACCCGGCGAGCCTGAAGGAATGCTCCCTGGGAGGCAACATCTCCACCAACGCCGGGGGGCCGCGCTGCCTGAAGTACGGGGTGACGCGGCCCTATGTGCTGGGCTTGGAGGCGGTGATCCCTGACGGCACCATCCTGAGAGCGGGCGGTCGTTGCCACAAGAACAAGACTGGCTTTGATCTCGTGGGTCTGTTTACGGGTAGCGAGGGGCTGCTGGGCGTGGTGACCGAGGCGACCCTGCGCCTCATCCCCCATCCGCCCCTGCGTGCGATGCTTTCCGTGGGCTTTGCCACCTTTGCAGAAGCGGCCGCCGCGGTGCAGCGGATCCTGGGCAGCGGACATCTGCCGTCCGCCCTGGAGATCACCGACAGCTTCACGCTCCGGGCCGCCCGTGACTATGTGGGTGAATCCGTGCCAGAGGGGGAGGCCCACCTGCTGGTGGAGGTGGATGGCCAGGAAAACACGGTGCCGCTGGAGTTGCAGGCCATCGAGAGCCTGTTGAGAGGCCTGGGCGCGGTCTCCATCAGTGCCGCGGTGGGTGATGCGGAGTGTGAAAAATTCTGGACCCTGCGCCGTGAGTTCTCCTACAGCCTGCGGGCCACGGGGCTGATCAAGCTCAATGAGGACATCGTGGTGCCGCGTGGCCGCCTGGTGGAGCTGGTGAGTTTTGCCTCCAAGCTGCAAGAGGAGAGCGGCTTCCCCGTCGCGTGCTTTGGCCATGCCGGGGATGGGAACATTCACGTGAACGTCATGGTGCCGGACATGGAAGATCCGGCCCAGCGGGAGCGGGCAGAGGTGGCGTTGGACCGCCTCTTCCATCACGTGCTGGCATTGGGCGGGGCCATTACCGGGGAACACGGCATCGGCATCGCTAAAAAGCGCTGGTTCCCTGAGGCCATCGGAGCCGGGGCGCTGGAGGTGCACCGCCGCCTCAAGGCTGCACTTGATCCGCTTGGCATCTTGAATCCCGGCAAGTTCGTTCCATGATGGGGAGGAACGGGGCGCGTGACCTTGGTCGCCCGGCCTATTTCCCCTCAGCTTTTTATCGTCTCTCGCTACTGCCAAATGGATTGCCCACAGGAAGATCTCGTCAGCGGACTGCTCAAGTCCTACCAGGAAGTCGGCGGCATCAATCACCTCGATTGTGCCAACCTGCCCTCGAAGCGCGTGATTGCCTCCCTGTGTGAGGACCTGCTCCAGCTGCTCTTTCCCGGCTTCTTCGCGGAGGAGGCGGTATCCACTGCAGAGCTGCCGCTCATCACCAATGAGCTGGTGCAGAGCATCCGCGACCGGCTGGCGGACGAGATGGAGCACAGCTTCCGCCTCGCGGATCCCAGCCATACGGACAACCGCACGTGGGCTCATGAAGTGGCCTGCCAGTTCTTCAAGAAATTCCCCGTCGTCCGCAGGCTCCTGCAGACGGATGTGGAGGCGGCCTATGATGGCGACCCTGCGGCGAAGAGCTACGACGAGATCATCCTCGCCTATCCGGGGCTGGAGGCGATTGCCATTCAGAGGCTTTCCCACATTCTGTACCGGGCCGGTGTGCCGCTGATCCCACGCATGATGACGGAGTGGGTGCACAGCCGCACCGGGATCGACATTCACCCCGGGGCGCAGATCGGCTCCCATTTTTTCATTGATCACGGCACGGGCGTCGTCATCGGTGAGACCTGCGTGATCGGCTCTCATGTGAAGCTGTATCATGGTGTCACCCTTGGGGCGCGCAGCTTCCAGAAAGATGAGGACGGACACATTGTGAAAGGCACCAAGCGGCATCCCAACGTGGAGGACCATGTGACGGTGTACCCGAATGCCATCATCTTGGGGGGGGATACCACCCTGGGGGCACGCAGCACCATCGGAGCCAACGTTTTCTTGATGAAAAGCATCCCGCCAGACACTTTGCTGGTGATGGCAGATCAGGTGCAGCGTACTTATGACAAGACGGCCCGCCAGAAGCCCCTCTCGCCAGACGAACGGCCCGACATTGGCTTGTAACAAGGGTGTATCGGGTGACACCGCCGTCGCTTGCAATGGGCCAGATTATGCTACCCTCTGCTTCAGATGATTCCCAAGACGGCCCAGCGTCAGATGTGGTTTGAGTTTTTGGAGAAGCTGGTCACTCCGGCCTCGACCTCGGTCGGGCAGGCGGAGGGGGAACTGGAGCAGTGCTGCGATCACGGCCACGATCATCAGGAGG contains these protein-coding regions:
- a CDS encoding GxxExxY protein, with product MVCAKSDEITEELERIAKDVVDSAIKIHMAIGPGLLESVYLVILEKKLKDLGYQVEREKAIPVVFEGIKFEMGFRADLIVNSCFIVELKSLEKMSPVHAKQLLTYLKLANCRLGLLINFGEEVLKNGIRRIAN
- a CDS encoding DMP19 family protein, which gives rise to MRFFTPSWQKFDRQPEGLPRLSYIFAKDIEPEWRKATYPNLNEGRRMAVRFYWFTSELNNGGLPHYFWKASGKFAADQIQDFFEIGHPNAGNILTSATRKFFGAAIPAVDITERRRQIDASYIPHSDDEDDHDHDHDDDDHDHDHDQLALLSGKDDLKEETEDLRQLEKALAMGLCSWFRANPQHFTRLR
- a CDS encoding FAD-binding oxidoreductase yields the protein MSSPGSYISELTSLLGPSCVSVEEPVLAVHSTDKWFASARPDVVVFAESSEQVSALFKFASERRIPVTPRGAGVGYVGGCVPLQAGIALSLAKMNRILEINEADGVAVVQPGVITGDLQKAVKERGWFYPPDPASLKECSLGGNISTNAGGPRCLKYGVTRPYVLGLEAVIPDGTILRAGGRCHKNKTGFDLVGLFTGSEGLLGVVTEATLRLIPHPPLRAMLSVGFATFAEAAAAVQRILGSGHLPSALEITDSFTLRAARDYVGESVPEGEAHLLVEVDGQENTVPLELQAIESLLRGLGAVSISAAVGDAECEKFWTLRREFSYSLRATGLIKLNEDIVVPRGRLVELVSFASKLQEESGFPVACFGHAGDGNIHVNVMVPDMEDPAQRERAEVALDRLFHHVLALGGAITGEHGIGIAKKRWFPEAIGAGALEVHRRLKAALDPLGILNPGKFVP
- the epsC gene encoding serine O-acetyltransferase EpsC, whose amino-acid sequence is MDCPQEDLVSGLLKSYQEVGGINHLDCANLPSKRVIASLCEDLLQLLFPGFFAEEAVSTAELPLITNELVQSIRDRLADEMEHSFRLADPSHTDNRTWAHEVACQFFKKFPVVRRLLQTDVEAAYDGDPAAKSYDEIILAYPGLEAIAIQRLSHILYRAGVPLIPRMMTEWVHSRTGIDIHPGAQIGSHFFIDHGTGVVIGETCVIGSHVKLYHGVTLGARSFQKDEDGHIVKGTKRHPNVEDHVTVYPNAIILGGDTTLGARSTIGANVFLMKSIPPDTLLVMADQVQRTYDKTARQKPLSPDERPDIGL